A genome region from Maniola jurtina chromosome 22, ilManJurt1.1, whole genome shotgun sequence includes the following:
- the LOC123876813 gene encoding uncharacterized protein LOC123876813, with translation MHFITIIAVLITIVQARPGLFFTQPLGAPGIEYAQSGSSIHPHPAVELNAANEALLPPELLKSNSFYSNPAIASGLAKESWFTKKEMQVVEREAEKIPRQRIYDIVKGAGFI, from the coding sequence ATGCATTTCATCACCATCATAGCAGTTCTCATCACAATAGTTCAGGCAAGACCTGGCCTGTTCTTCACCCAGCCTCTAGGGGCTCCAGGGATAGAATATGCCCAATCCGGATCCTCTATACATCCTCACCCTGCAGTAGAGTTAAACGCTGCCAACGAGGCTTTACTACCACCAGAATTACTCAAATCCAATTCATTCTATAGTAACCCAGCAATCGCTTCAGGATTGGCAAAGGAATCTTGGTTTACGAAGAAAGAAATGCAAGTCGTGGAACGCGAAGCTGAGAAAATTCCAAGACAGCGGATTTACGATATTGTGAAAGGCGCTGGGTTCATTTAA
- the LOC123876812 gene encoding vesicle-associated membrane protein 2-like, whose amino-acid sequence MAAEGGLAPTSDDMPVGGPKTPQQIAAQRRLQQTQAQVDEVVDIMKTNVEKVLERDQKLSELDDRADALQQGASQFEQQAGKLKSKFWLQNLKMMIIAAVIGIIILALIIGL is encoded by the exons AT GGCGGCGGAAGGAGGATTGGCGCCCACCAGCGATGACATGCCGGTGGGAGGGCCCAAAACACCACAACAAATCGCAGCGCAGCGTCGCTTACAGCAGACGCAAGCGCAAGTGGATGAA GTTGTCGACATAATGAAAACAAACGTGGAGAAGGTATTGGAGAGAGATCAAAAGCTCTCAGAACTCGACGATAGGGCAG ATGCGTTACAGCAAGGTGCGTCGCAATTTGAACAGCAAGCCGGAAAACTTAAAAGCAAATTCTGGTTGCAAAACCTAAAG ATGATGATAATTGCAGCTGTCATTGGAATCATCATTTTGGCTTTAATCATTG GTCTGTAA
- the LOC123876799 gene encoding uncharacterized threonine-rich GPI-anchored glycoprotein PJ4664.02-like produces the protein MIYKWVCLVTVLLIILLDHLTKQHYIPPPDSCAFAKTCNHTGLSICGIEKKKMITRLFLDDCDLFEYNCDYHKDYTKTNRGKCQTNDTVISSTASYISTKIHLNISTIEENNSTAIISEIVNATLMTPGTIPASETNSSLNTSTMNVTCICPTIICPNSNITTKMAPPISNSTVSLNTTVSSISMTPITVSSTETINNLTSTEATINTSTKATISSTITEATINSSITDSTSIKATIDSASTKAKINSTITEATIKSMSTKGVNISNSRNSTKRVSALTTCTTLKTTSSTTEAITTTEATIPKNFKENENAGKDIQTSQDKCVYAKHCNRPQTWETTAKGETRDFYQILRAQFGDRVKLLQDTTHFPRPISKNFIDNNEGFQFGFHNERVNEV, from the exons ATGATTTATAAGTGGGTATGTTTAGTTACAGTTTTGTTGATAATCTTGTTGGATCACTTAACAAAACAACATTATATTCCG CCTCCCGACTCTTGTGCTTTTGCTAAAACTTGCAATCACACTGGACTATCAATATGTGGTatcgaaaagaaaaaaatgattACAAGATTATTTCTAGATGATTGtgatttatttgaatacaaCTGTGACTATCacaaag ATTATACCAAAACAAATAGAGGGAAATGTCAAACTAACGATACAGTGATATCATCAACAGCATCATATATAAGCacaaaaattcatttaaatatttctacTATTGAGGAAAATAATTCTACAGCAATTATTTCAGAAATAGTAAATGCAACCTTGATGACACCTGGTACTATACCAGCATCAG AAACGAATTCTTCATTAAATACGTCAACTATGAATGTTACTTGTATTTGTCCTACTATAATATGTCCAAATTCaaatataacaacaaaaatGGCACCTCCAATTAGTAACTCAACTGTTTCTTTAAATACAACAGTATCGTCCATAAGCATGACTCCAATAACTGTGTCAAGTACTGAAACAATAAACAATTTGACAAGTACTGAAGCAACAATAAACACTAGTACCAAAGCAACTATCAGTTCTACTATTACTGAAGCAACAATCAATTCATCAATAACTGATTCAACAAGCATCAAAGCAACTATCGATTCGGCAAGTACCAAAGCAAAAATCAATTCAACAATCACCGAAGCAACAATTAAATCGATGAGCACCAAAGGAGTGAATATAAGTAACAGTAGAAATTCAACAAAAAGAGTATCTGCATTGACTACATGTACTACATTGAAGACAACATCATCAACAACCGAAGCAATAACGACCACAGAAGCGACTATACCCAAAAAT TTCAAAGAAAATGAAAACGCTGGTAAAGACATACAAACATCACAAGATAAGTGTGTGTATGCAAAACATTGCAACAGACCACAAACATGGGAGACTACAGCTAAAGGTGAAACGAGGGATTTCTACCAAATACTTCGAGCTCAATTCGGAGATCGTGTGAAACTATTGCAAGATACTACTCATTTTCCAAGACCTATTTCTAAGAATTTCATTGATAACAATGAGGGATTTCAGTTCGGTTTTCATAACGAAAGGGTGAATGAAGTTTAA